A genome region from Sulfurirhabdus autotrophica includes the following:
- a CDS encoding HU family DNA-binding protein gives MNKSELIDAISAKVPDVSKRAIGDCIAAFTETVSNILKKGDVVMLVGFGSFKTSKRAARTGRNPQTGAELKIAASVVPKFSPGQRLKDAVNKPKPKKK, from the coding sequence ATGAACAAATCTGAATTAATTGATGCTATTTCTGCCAAAGTACCTGACGTTTCCAAGCGTGCTATTGGTGATTGTATTGCCGCTTTCACAGAAACGGTCAGCAATATCTTAAAGAAAGGTGATGTGGTGATGTTAGTGGGTTTCGGGTCTTTCAAAACGAGCAAGCGTGCTGCACGTACTGGTCGTAACCCACAAACAGGTGCAGAGTTAAAAATTGCCGCATCTGTTGTGCCCAAGTTTAGCCCGGGTCAGAGGCTTAAAGATGCTGTGAACAAGCCCAAGCCTAAGAAGAAGTAA